A window from Helicobacter pylori NQ4053 encodes these proteins:
- the csd1 gene encoding peptidoglycan DD-metalloendopeptidase Csd1: MFLDRRLIVMVTDSKGSRYINVHILFRQIGLYALLSVVGSLLFLGISLLVLNKEIRNIEKQHALITKEFEKKKETNEKLSLQMDEFLDDLQLSGERINDLEEVVGVNRPEEEKEEGNFSSRLDVAGITGLQKSFIMRLIPNDYPLESYRRVSAAFNKRIHPILHVLHNHTGLDLSTAINTPVYASASGVVGLASKGWNGGYGNLIKVFHPFGFKTYYAHLNKIVVKTGEFVKKGQLIGYSGNTGMSTGPHLHYEVRFLDQPINPMSFTKWNMKDFEEVFNKERSIRWQSLITIINRLMQKQDQRLSSLKAQK, translated from the coding sequence GTGTTTTTAGACAGGCGTTTGATTGTGATGGTTACGGACTCTAAAGGGAGCCGTTATATTAATGTTCATATCTTATTCCGTCAAATTGGCTTGTATGCGCTGTTGAGCGTTGTGGGATCTTTATTGTTTTTAGGCATTTCGTTATTAGTTTTAAATAAAGAAATTAGAAATATTGAAAAGCAGCATGCTTTAATCACTAAAGAATTTGAGAAAAAAAAAGAGACGAATGAAAAGCTTTCCTTGCAAATGGATGAATTTTTAGACGATTTGCAACTTTCAGGGGAGCGCATCAACGATTTAGAAGAAGTGGTGGGAGTGAATAGGCCTGAAGAAGAAAAAGAAGAGGGCAATTTTTCCAGCCGCTTGGATGTCGCTGGGATTACCGGGCTTCAAAAAAGCTTTATCATGCGCCTTATCCCTAATGACTACCCGCTAGAATCCTATCGGCGCGTTTCAGCTGCCTTTAATAAAAGAATCCACCCTATTTTGCATGTGTTGCACAACCATACCGGGCTTGATTTAAGCACCGCTATTAACACCCCTGTGTATGCGAGCGCGAGCGGGGTAGTGGGGTTAGCGAGCAAAGGGTGGAATGGGGGGTATGGGAATTTGATTAAGGTTTTCCACCCTTTTGGTTTTAAAACCTACTACGCCCATTTGAATAAAATCGTCGTAAAAACGGGCGAATTTGTCAAAAAAGGGCAGTTGATTGGGTATAGTGGTAATACAGGAATGAGTACAGGACCGCATTTGCATTATGAAGTGCGCTTCTTAGATCAACCCATAAACCCCATGAGTTTCACCAAATGGAACATGAAAGATTTTGAAGAAGTTTTTAATAAAGAAAGGAGCATCAGATGGCAATCTTTGATAACAATAATAAATCGGCTAATGCAAAAACAGGACCAGCGACTATCATCGCTCAAGGCACAAAAATAA
- the secF gene encoding protein translocase subunit SecF, with protein sequence MELFKRTRILSFMRYSNYGVIVSAILALLALGLLFFKGFSLGIDFAGGSLVQVRYAQNAPIKEVRDLFEKEARFKGVQVSEFGSKEEILIKFPFVETAENEDLNAIVANILKPSGDFEIRKFDTVGPRVGSELKEKGILSLILALMAIMVYVSFRYEWRFALASVIALVHDVILVASSVIVFKIDMNLEVIAALLTLIGYSINDTIIIFDRIREEMLSQKTKNATQAIDEAISSTLTRTLLTSLTVFFVVLILCVFGSKIIIGFSLPMLIGTIVGTYSSIFIAPKVALLLGFDMHKYYENEARKIKKAQEKEKMRRLYEGGQV encoded by the coding sequence ATGGAATTATTCAAACGAACTAGAATCTTAAGCTTCATGCGTTATTCCAATTATGGGGTGATCGTTTCAGCTATTTTAGCACTTCTAGCGTTAGGGCTTTTGTTTTTCAAAGGGTTTTCTTTAGGGATTGATTTTGCGGGGGGGAGTTTGGTGCAGGTGCGTTACGCTCAAAACGCCCCCATTAAAGAAGTGCGCGATCTGTTTGAAAAAGAAGCTCGCTTTAAAGGCGTGCAAGTGAGCGAATTTGGCTCTAAAGAAGAGATTTTAATCAAATTCCCTTTTGTGGAAACGGCTGAAAATGAAGATCTGAACGCTATCGTGGCTAATATTCTAAAACCCAGTGGCGATTTTGAAATCCGTAAATTTGACACCGTGGGTCCTAGAGTGGGGAGCGAGTTGAAAGAAAAGGGCATTTTGTCGCTGATTTTAGCGTTAATGGCGATCATGGTCTATGTGAGTTTCCGCTATGAATGGCGTTTTGCTTTAGCGAGCGTCATTGCGCTTGTGCATGATGTGATTTTAGTGGCAAGCTCGGTGATTGTTTTTAAGATTGATATGAATTTGGAAGTGATTGCGGCTTTACTCACCTTGATTGGGTATTCCATTAATGATACGATCATTATTTTTGATCGGATCAGAGAAGAAATGCTCTCTCAAAAAACCAAAAACGCCACTCAAGCCATTGATGAAGCCATTTCTAGCACGCTCACGCGCACGCTTTTAACTTCTTTAACCGTGTTTTTTGTGGTGTTGATTTTGTGCGTGTTTGGGAGTAAGATTATTATTGGCTTTTCATTGCCCATGCTAATAGGCACGATTGTAGGGACTTATAGTTCTATTTTCATCGCCCCTAAAGTAGCGTTATTGTTAGGCTTTGATATGCATAAATATTATGAGAATGAGGCTAGAAAAATCAAAAAAGCTCAAGAGAAAGAAAAAATGCGCCGTTTGTATGAGGGCGGTCAAGTTTAA
- the lptE gene encoding LPS assembly lipoprotein LptE, with amino-acid sequence MRALLFFILLFWFKGCGYKPIAAYAQNALGDSVYVKLIVNLPNPENSVEFKDLMNRLVVQRFQNRLASEKDADSIIIIEITNVTDTSITQNKEGFTTFYRATVSVSYTYDNKRGTQKTFQNSGYYNYAVNLQDPLNTYQNRYYAINQAVEQTLTKFVAQIAYEGKFNNEK; translated from the coding sequence ATGAGGGCTTTACTTTTTTTTATTTTGTTGTTTTGGTTCAAGGGCTGTGGGTATAAACCCATCGCCGCTTACGCTCAAAACGCGCTTGGCGATAGCGTGTATGTAAAACTCATTGTGAATTTGCCTAACCCTGAAAACTCTGTGGAGTTTAAGGATTTGATGAATCGTTTAGTCGTGCAACGCTTCCAAAACCGCTTAGCGAGTGAAAAGGATGCGGATTCCATTATTATTATAGAAATCACGAATGTAACCGATACGAGTATCACGCAAAATAAAGAAGGCTTTACGACTTTCTATCGCGCGACCGTGTCTGTAAGCTACACTTACGATAACAAAAGAGGCACACAAAAGACTTTTCAAAATAGCGGGTATTACAACTACGCTGTGAATTTGCAAGACCCCCTTAACACCTACCAGAACCGCTATTACGCTATCAATCAGGCTGTGGAACAAACTTTGACTAAATTTGTGGCTCAAATCGCTTATGAAGGGAAATTCAATAATGAAAAATAG
- the leuS gene encoding leucine--tRNA ligase, whose amino-acid sequence MDFINIEKKWQEFWWKNESFEPKDDFSLPKKYILSMLPYPSGEIHMGHVRNYTIGDALARYYRLHHYNVLHPMGFDSFGMPAENAAIKHGVHPKTWTYENIEAMQKEFEALGFSFSKNREFATSDPDYTKFEQQFFIDLWEKGLIYRKKAMLNWCPNDKTVLANEQVIDGRCWRCDTEVIQKELYQYYLKITNYAEELLKDLETLENHWPSQVLIMQKNWIGKSSGLQFGFKIADECLKACNGIQEIEVFTTRADTIYGVTYIAIAPEHPLVEHAIKQVSQEDSKIIKAILNTTQRERALEKKGAFLGIYAIHPLTKQKIPVWVANFALANYGSGALMGVPACDERDFEFANLYHIPIKVITQSPQNLPHTKEEVLKNSGEWSDLSSSVAREKIIAYFEKENLGKRVINYRLQDWGVSRQRYWGAPIPMIHCKHCGIVPETQLPVTLPEDIVIDGEGNPLEKHASWKFAQCPKCHKDALRETDTMDTFIQSSWYFLRYTTPKNQRENQAFDQNYLKYFMPVDTYIGGIEHAILHLLYARFFTKALRDLGYLNLDEPFKQLITQGMVLKDGAKMSKSKGNVVSPKEILKKYGADAARLFILFAAPPAKELEWNDNALEGAHRFIKRLYDKANAISPTTSKPEFKEVGLNEAQKLARKKVYEALKKSHEIFNKAESAYAFNTLIASCMEALNALSAQSNEQILCEGYFVLLQILEPIIPHTAWELSERLFKRENFKPIAIDESALIEDFMTLGLTINGKRRAELKVNINASKEEIIVLAKKELEKYLEKASVKKEIYVPNKLVNFVIA is encoded by the coding sequence ATGGATTTTATCAATATAGAAAAAAAATGGCAAGAATTTTGGTGGAAAAATGAGAGTTTTGAGCCTAAAGACGATTTTAGTCTCCCTAAAAAATACATTTTGAGCATGCTGCCTTATCCTAGTGGGGAAATCCACATGGGGCATGTGCGCAACTACACCATTGGCGATGCGTTGGCACGCTATTATCGTTTGCACCATTACAATGTGCTACACCCTATGGGGTTTGATTCTTTTGGGATGCCTGCGGAAAATGCGGCCATTAAGCATGGTGTCCACCCTAAAACCTGGACTTATGAAAACATTGAAGCCATGCAAAAAGAGTTTGAAGCTTTAGGGTTTTCTTTTTCTAAAAATAGGGAATTCGCCACTTCAGATCCGGATTACACGAAATTTGAACAGCAATTTTTCATTGATTTGTGGGAAAAGGGGCTAATTTATCGCAAGAAAGCCATGCTCAATTGGTGCCCTAACGATAAAACCGTTTTAGCTAATGAGCAAGTCATTGATGGGAGGTGTTGGCGTTGCGATACAGAAGTGATTCAAAAAGAACTCTATCAATATTATTTGAAGATCACAAACTACGCTGAAGAATTACTAAAAGACTTAGAAACTTTAGAAAATCATTGGCCTTCTCAAGTCCTAATCATGCAAAAAAACTGGATAGGGAAATCTAGCGGGTTGCAATTTGGTTTTAAAATCGCTGATGAGTGCTTGAAAGCTTGCAACGGCATTCAAGAAATTGAAGTTTTTACCACAAGAGCGGACACCATTTATGGCGTAACTTACATTGCAATCGCCCCAGAACACCCTTTAGTAGAGCATGCCATTAAGCAAGTGAGCCAAGAAGATTCAAAGATCATTAAAGCGATTTTAAACACGACTCAAAGAGAAAGAGCTTTAGAGAAAAAAGGGGCGTTTTTAGGAATTTATGCTATCCACCCTTTAACGAAGCAAAAAATCCCTGTTTGGGTGGCTAATTTCGCTCTAGCTAATTATGGTTCTGGGGCGTTAATGGGCGTGCCAGCCTGCGATGAAAGGGATTTTGAATTCGCTAATCTTTATCATATCCCTATTAAAGTGATCACTCAAAGCCCTCAAAATTTGCCCCACACCAAAGAAGAGGTTTTAAAAAATAGCGGGGAGTGGAGCGATCTTTCTAGCTCGGTGGCCAGAGAAAAAATCATCGCTTATTTTGAAAAAGAAAATCTCGGTAAAAGGGTGATCAACTACCGCTTGCAAGATTGGGGAGTGAGCCGTCAAAGGTATTGGGGAGCGCCCATTCCTATGATTCATTGCAAACATTGCGGGATTGTGCCTGAAACCCAACTGCCGGTAACTTTACCTGAAGACATTGTGATTGATGGGGAGGGCAATCCGTTAGAAAAGCATGCAAGTTGGAAATTCGCTCAATGCCCTAAATGCCACAAAGACGCTTTAAGAGAAACAGACACCATGGACACTTTCATCCAATCCAGCTGGTATTTCTTGCGTTATACCACCCCCAAAAATCAGCGTGAAAATCAAGCGTTTGATCAAAATTACTTGAAGTATTTCATGCCAGTGGACACTTATATTGGCGGCATTGAACATGCGATTTTGCACTTGTTATACGCGCGCTTTTTCACTAAGGCTTTAAGGGATTTGGGCTATCTTAATTTAGATGAGCCTTTCAAACAGCTCATCACTCAAGGCATGGTCTTAAAAGATGGCGCTAAAATGAGCAAGTCTAAAGGCAATGTCGTCAGCCCTAAAGAGATACTTAAAAAATACGGGGCTGATGCTGCAAGGCTCTTTATCCTTTTTGCTGCCCCGCCGGCTAAAGAATTGGAATGGAATGACAACGCTTTAGAAGGTGCACACCGGTTTATCAAGCGCTTATACGATAAAGCGAACGCCATTAGCCCTACTACTTCTAAGCCTGAATTTAAAGAAGTTGGCCTGAATGAAGCGCAAAAATTAGCCCGCAAAAAAGTCTATGAGGCGTTAAAAAAATCGCATGAAATTTTCAATAAGGCTGAAAGCGCTTATGCGTTTAACACTTTGATCGCAAGTTGTATGGAGGCTTTAAACGCTTTGAGTGCGCAAAGTAATGAGCAAATTTTATGCGAGGGTTATTTTGTGTTGTTGCAAATCTTAGAGCCTATTATCCCACACACCGCATGGGAATTGAGCGAGAGGCTTTTTAAAAGAGAGAATTTCAAGCCTATAGCAATTGATGAAAGCGCTTTAATAGAAGACTTTATGACTTTAGGGCTTACCATTAACGGCAAAAGGCGCGCGGAATTGAAAGTCAATATTAACGCCAGCAAAGAAGAGATTATTGTTTTGGCTAAAAAAGAATTAGAGAAATATTTAGAAAAGGCGAGCGTTAAAAAAGAAATTTATGTGCCTAATAAGCTCGTTAATTTTGTTATCGCATGA
- the nhaA gene encoding sodium/proton antiporter NhaA, with product MNLKKTENALSLTLKNFIKSESFGGIFLFLNAVLAMVVANSFLKEGYFALWHTPFGFQVGDFFIGFSLHNWIDDVLMALFFLMIGLEIKRELLFGELSSFKKASFPVIAALGGMIAPGLIYFFLNANTPSQHGFGIPMATDIAFALGVIMLLGKRVPTALKVFLITLAVADDLGAIVVIALFYTTNLKFAWLLGALGVVFVLAVLNRLNMRSLIPYLLLGVLLWFCVHQSGIHATIAAVVLAFMIPVKIPKDSKNGELLELGKRYAETSSGALLTKEQQEILHSIEEKASALQSPLERLEHFLAPISGYFIMPLFAFANAGVSVDSSINLEVDKVLLGVILGLCLGKPLGIFLITFISEKLKITARPKGISWWHILGAGLLAGIGFTMSMFISNLAFTSEHKDAMEVAKIAILLGSLISGIIGALYLFALDKRAALKK from the coding sequence ATGAATCTCAAAAAAACAGAAAACGCGCTCAGTTTGACGCTTAAGAACTTCATTAAAAGCGAGTCTTTTGGGGGGATTTTCCTCTTTTTAAACGCTGTTTTAGCGATGGTGGTGGCTAATTCGTTTTTAAAAGAAGGTTATTTTGCGCTATGGCACACCCCTTTTGGGTTTCAAGTAGGGGATTTTTTTATCGGCTTTAGTTTGCATAATTGGATTGATGATGTCTTAATGGCGTTATTCTTTTTAATGATAGGCTTAGAGATCAAGCGAGAGTTGTTATTTGGGGAATTATCCAGTTTTAAAAAAGCTTCTTTCCCTGTGATTGCGGCTCTTGGGGGCATGATAGCTCCAGGATTGATTTATTTTTTTCTTAACGCTAACACGCCTTCTCAGCATGGTTTTGGGATCCCTATGGCGACGGATATTGCGTTCGCTTTAGGCGTGATCATGCTTTTAGGCAAGAGGGTGCCAACCGCCTTAAAGGTTTTTTTAATCACTCTAGCGGTGGCTGATGACTTGGGGGCTATTGTGGTAATCGCGCTCTTTTATACCACGAATTTAAAATTCGCATGGCTTTTAGGGGCTTTAGGGGTGGTTTTTGTTTTAGCTGTATTAAATCGTTTGAATATGCGCTCGCTTATCCCTTACTTGCTTTTAGGGGTGTTGCTTTGGTTTTGCGTGCATCAAAGCGGTATCCATGCGACAATCGCTGCAGTGGTTCTAGCTTTTATGATACCGGTGAAAATCCCTAAAGATTCTAAAAATGGAGAGCTTTTGGAATTGGGCAAGCGATACGCAGAAACGAGTTCAGGAGCGCTTTTGACCAAAGAGCAGCAAGAAATCTTGCATTCTATTGAAGAAAAAGCGAGCGCTTTACAAAGCCCCTTAGAAAGATTGGAGCATTTTTTAGCCCCCATCAGCGGGTATTTCATCATGCCCTTATTCGCGTTTGCAAACGCTGGGGTGAGCGTTGATTCTAGCATCAATTTAGAAGTGGATAAGGTGCTTTTAGGGGTTATTTTAGGGCTTTGTTTGGGTAAGCCTTTGGGGATTTTCTTAATCACTTTTATAAGCGAAAAGCTTAAAATCACCGCGCGCCCTAAAGGCATCAGCTGGTGGCATATTTTAGGGGCTGGGCTTTTAGCAGGGATTGGCTTTACCATGTCTATGTTTATTTCTAATCTGGCCTTCACGAGCGAACATAAAGACGCTATGGAAGTGGCAAAAATTGCGATTTTGCTCGGATCTTTGATTTCTGGGATCATAGGGGCTTTGTATTTATTCGCACTAGACAAAAGAGCGGCTTTAAAGAAATAG
- the secD gene encoding protein translocase subunit SecD: MKLFNSRLIVFICALLLGVGFSVPSLLETKGPKITLGLDLRGGLNMLLGVQTDEALKNKYLSLASALEYNAKKQNILLKDIKSSLEGISFELLDEDEAKKLDVLLLELQGHSQFEIKKEAEFYSVKLTPLEQEELRKNTILQVIGIIRNRLDQFGLAEPVVIQQGKEEISVQLPGIKTLEEERRAKELISRSAHLQMMAVDEEHNKDAMKMTDLEAQKLGSVLLSDVEMGGKILLKAIPILDGEMLTDAKVVYDQNNQPVVSFTLDAQGAKIFGDFSGANVGKRMAIVLDNKVYSAPVIRERIGGGSGQISGNFSVAQASDLAIALRSGAMSAPIQVLEKRIIGPSLGKDSIKTSIIALIGGFILVMGFMVLYYSMAGVIACMALVVNLFLIVAVMAIFGATLTLPGMAGIVLTVGIAVDANIIINERIREVLRENEGIAKAIHLGYINASRAIFDSNITSLIASVLLYAYGTGAIKGFALTTGIGILASIITAIVGTQGIYQALLPKLTQTKSLYFWFGVNKRA, translated from the coding sequence ATGAAACTTTTTAACTCTCGTTTAATCGTTTTTATTTGCGCGCTTCTTTTAGGGGTAGGGTTTTCTGTGCCTTCTTTACTAGAGACTAAAGGCCCTAAAATCACTTTAGGTTTGGATTTAAGGGGGGGGTTAAACATGCTTTTAGGGGTGCAAACCGATGAGGCTTTAAAAAACAAGTATTTAAGCTTGGCGTCCGCTTTAGAATACAACGCTAAAAAGCAAAATATCTTGCTTAAAGACATTAAATCCAGCCTAGAAGGGATCAGTTTTGAGCTTTTAGATGAAGATGAAGCGAAAAAATTAGACGTGCTTTTATTGGAATTGCAAGGCCATAGCCAGTTTGAAATCAAAAAAGAAGCGGAATTTTATAGCGTGAAGCTCACCCCTTTAGAGCAAGAAGAATTGCGTAAAAACACGATTTTGCAAGTGATAGGGATCATTCGTAACCGCTTGGATCAATTTGGTTTGGCAGAGCCTGTAGTCATCCAGCAAGGTAAAGAAGAAATTTCGGTGCAATTGCCCGGCATTAAGACTTTAGAAGAAGAACGGCGCGCTAAAGAATTGATTTCAAGATCCGCTCATTTGCAGATGATGGCAGTGGATGAAGAACACAATAAAGATGCGATGAAAATGACGGATTTAGAGGCTCAAAAATTAGGCAGCGTGTTGTTGTCTGATGTGGAAATGGGGGGTAAAATCTTACTCAAAGCGATCCCCATTTTAGATGGCGAAATGCTTACAGATGCGAAGGTGGTGTATGATCAAAACAACCAGCCGGTGGTGAGCTTCACTTTAGATGCACAAGGGGCTAAGATTTTTGGGGATTTCTCAGGCGCGAATGTGGGTAAACGCATGGCGATCGTTTTAGACAATAAGGTTTATTCAGCCCCAGTGATTAGGGAGCGTATTGGTGGGGGGAGCGGGCAGATTAGCGGGAATTTTAGCGTGGCTCAAGCGAGCGATTTAGCGATCGCTTTAAGGAGTGGGGCGATGAGCGCTCCCATTCAGGTTTTAGAAAAAAGGATTATAGGCCCGAGTTTAGGGAAAGACAGCATTAAAACTTCCATTATCGCCCTCATTGGGGGCTTTATTTTAGTGATGGGCTTTATGGTGCTTTATTACTCCATGGCGGGAGTGATCGCTTGCATGGCGTTAGTGGTCAATCTTTTTTTGATTGTGGCGGTCATGGCGATTTTTGGAGCGACGCTGACTTTACCGGGAATGGCGGGGATTGTTTTAACCGTGGGGATTGCCGTGGATGCTAATATCATTATCAACGAGCGCATTAGAGAAGTCTTAAGAGAGAATGAGGGCATCGCTAAGGCGATCCATTTAGGCTATATCAATGCGAGTAGAGCGATTTTTGATTCTAATATCACTTCCTTGATCGCTTCAGTATTGCTATACGCTTATGGCACAGGAGCGATTAAAGGCTTTGCCCTAACCACAGGCATTGGGATTTTAGCCTCTATTATCACCGCTATTGTGGGCACGCAAGGGATTTATCAAGCCCTTTTGCCTAAACTCACCCAAACAAAAAGCCTTTACTTTTGGTTTGGCGTGAACAAAAGAGCTTAG
- a CDS encoding DUF6394 family protein, translating into MDWGRVVHVLFSLISLTTIAGFLYEPNTVVLFVALALNLISVTLKIGVIKRFASELLASSLATVLHLIPAFVFLQILNNLVTAYMLMIGALISNAFSLIFLLIESVVTSETD; encoded by the coding sequence ATGGATTGGGGTCGGGTCGTTCATGTGCTGTTCAGCCTTATTTCTTTAACCACCATTGCAGGGTTTTTGTATGAGCCTAATACGGTGGTGTTGTTTGTAGCGCTCGCTTTAAACCTTATTTCCGTTACGCTTAAAATTGGGGTGATCAAGCGTTTCGCTTCAGAGCTATTGGCCAGCTCTTTAGCCACCGTGTTGCACCTCATACCGGCATTTGTGTTTTTACAGATTTTGAATAATTTGGTTACCGCTTACATGCTGATGATCGGGGCGTTGATTAGCAACGCTTTTAGCCTCATCTTTTTGTTGATTGAAAGCGTTGTAACGAGCGAAACGGATTAA
- the csd2 gene encoding M23B family cell shape-determining DD-metalloendopeptidase Csd2 translates to MPQNQLMITIIDESGSKQLKFSKNLKRNLIISVVIFLLIVGLGVGFLKFLIAKMDTMTSERNAVLRDFRDLYQKNYALAKEIKNKREELFIVGQKIRGLESLIEVKRGANGGVHLYDEVDLDNLNLAQKHLALMLIPNGMPLKTYSAIKPTKERNHPIKKIKGVESGIDFIAPLNTPVYASADGIVDFVKTRSNAGYGNLVRIEHAFGFSSIYTHLDHVNVQPKSFIQKGQLIGYSGKSGNSGGEKLHYEVRFLGKILDAQKFLAWDLDHFQSALEENKFIEWKNLFWVLEDIVQLQEHVDKDALISQ, encoded by the coding sequence ATGCCACAAAACCAGCTCATGATCACCATCATTGATGAATCAGGCTCTAAACAGCTCAAATTTTCTAAAAACTTAAAACGCAACCTCATCATTTCTGTTGTCATTTTTTTATTGATCGTGGGGCTTGGCGTAGGGTTTTTAAAATTTTTAATCGCTAAAATGGATACGATGACAAGCGAGAGGAATGCGGTTTTAAGGGATTTTAGGGATTTGTATCAAAAAAATTACGCCCTAGCAAAAGAGATTAAAAACAAGCGAGAAGAGCTTTTTATTGTAGGGCAAAAGATCCGTGGGTTGGAATCCTTGATTGAAGTCAAAAGAGGGGCTAATGGGGGCGTGCATCTTTATGATGAAGTGGATTTAGACAATTTGAATTTGGCTCAAAAACATTTAGCACTCATGCTCATTCCTAATGGCATGCCCTTGAAAACTTATAGTGCGATCAAACCCACCAAAGAAAGGAACCACCCCATTAAAAAAATTAAGGGCGTTGAATCCGGGATCGATTTTATCGCGCCATTGAACACGCCTGTTTATGCGAGCGCTGATGGGATTGTGGATTTTGTGAAGACTCGTTCTAATGCGGGGTATGGGAACTTGGTACGCATTGAGCATGCGTTTGGTTTCAGCTCCATTTACACGCATTTAGATCATGTCAATGTGCAGCCTAAAAGCTTTATCCAAAAAGGGCAGTTGATTGGCTATAGCGGGAAGAGCGGTAATAGCGGCGGTGAAAAATTGCATTATGAAGTGCGCTTTTTGGGTAAAATTTTAGACGCGCAAAAATTTCTAGCATGGGATTTAGATCATTTCCAAAGCGCTTTAGAAGAAAATAAATTTATTGAATGGAAGAATTTGTTTTGGGTTTTAGAAGACATTGTCCAGCTCCAAGAGCATGTGGATAAAGACGCGCTCATAAGCCAGTAA
- a CDS encoding bifunctional folylpolyglutamate synthase/dihydrofolate synthase: MKNSPRLSAFLETKPKEYHKFDPSRFIQIYKDFKNAFFEIQAKVIHVVGTNGKGSTGRFLTLLLADQNFKVLHFTSPHVFEFRERFFLNGSVVKESVLENAHQQLQSHAFSSACSYFEYTTLLAVMLAKDCDYLVLEAGLGGEFDSTNALEKTLSVFTPIDYDHKEFLGDSLESIATTKLKAMGPLSIIAPQQELVLNIAQKIAKEKHAQLIVVQNEISKGVRDYIERHHLARFLAMNLEVALKAFETLLPCNKQEVLKNLKPLNLIGRCELLSHNVLIDVGHNPHSAKALKEEIKRIFNAPIVLIYNCYQDKDAFLVLEILKPVVKKVLILELHNERIIQLEKLKGILETLGLEHALFEDVKENENYLVYGSFLVANAFYERYPKKRD, translated from the coding sequence ATGAAAAATAGCCCTAGATTGAGCGCGTTTTTAGAAACAAAGCCCAAGGAATACCATAAGTTTGACCCTAGCCGCTTCATTCAAATTTATAAAGATTTTAAAAACGCTTTTTTTGAGATTCAAGCGAAAGTCATTCATGTTGTGGGGACTAATGGCAAGGGCAGCACGGGGCGGTTTTTAACCCTTTTATTAGCCGATCAAAATTTTAAGGTGTTGCATTTCACCTCCCCTCATGTTTTTGAATTCAGGGAGCGCTTTTTTTTGAATGGTTCTGTTGTTAAAGAAAGCGTTTTAGAAAACGCCCACCAGCAATTGCAATCGCATGCTTTCAGTAGCGCTTGCTCGTATTTTGAATACACTACCTTACTAGCTGTCATGCTCGCTAAAGATTGCGATTATTTGGTTTTAGAAGCAGGGCTTGGGGGGGAGTTTGACAGCACGAACGCTTTGGAAAAAACCCTAAGCGTTTTCACCCCCATTGATTATGATCATAAGGAATTTTTAGGGGATAGTTTAGAAAGCATTGCGACTACTAAATTAAAGGCGATGGGCCCTCTTAGCATCATCGCTCCCCAACAAGAACTGGTTTTAAATATCGCTCAAAAAATCGCTAAAGAAAAACACGCACAATTGATTGTGGTTCAAAATGAAATTTCAAAAGGAGTGAGGGATTATATTGAACGCCACCATTTAGCCCGTTTTTTAGCGATGAATTTAGAAGTGGCTCTAAAAGCGTTTGAAACGCTATTGCCATGCAATAAACAAGAAGTTTTAAAAAACCTAAAGCCCCTAAATTTAATCGGCCGTTGCGAGCTTTTAAGCCATAATGTCTTAATAGATGTGGGGCATAACCCCCATAGCGCTAAAGCCTTAAAAGAAGAAATCAAACGCATCTTTAACGCTCCAATCGTTTTGATTTATAATTGCTATCAAGATAAAGACGCTTTTTTGGTGCTAGAAATTTTAAAGCCTGTGGTTAAAAAGGTTTTGATTTTAGAATTGCATAATGAAAGAATTATCCAATTAGAAAAACTTAAAGGGATTTTAGAAACTTTAGGGTTAGAACACGCTTTGTTTGAAGATGTGAAAGAAAATGAAAATTATTTGGTGTATGGCTCGTTTCTGGTAGCCAACGCTTTTTATGAACGCTATCCAAAGAAGAGGGATTGA
- the yajC gene encoding preprotein translocase subunit YajC: MGQIKDILTTLLPLVVLFLIFYFLIVRPQRQQQKKHKEMIEGLTKGDKIVTQGGLIVEVLKAEANFFSVKLNDDTTAKLSKNYVAFKLDEETTPNNN; this comes from the coding sequence ATGGGACAAATTAAAGACATTCTAACGACGCTTTTACCCCTTGTGGTGTTGTTTCTTATTTTTTATTTTTTGATTGTTCGCCCGCAACGCCAGCAACAAAAAAAGCATAAAGAAATGATAGAGGGTTTGACTAAGGGCGATAAAATCGTTACTCAAGGAGGGCTCATCGTTGAGGTGCTTAAAGCGGAAGCGAATTTTTTTAGCGTGAAGCTCAATGATGACACCACCGCTAAACTTTCTAAAAACTATGTAGCGTTCAAATTAGACGAAGAAACAACACCCAACAACAACTGA